The following proteins come from a genomic window of Gottfriedia acidiceleris:
- a CDS encoding DUF6944 family repetitive protein gives MGGESKAIVGSVIVSIGTITAAIGSTPSSYIKSSVRDDLTLIGNVLQATGNGIDAEAEGTVLRAVGKEITASGNITVTSGLVFDIRKEATYKLFIAGNLLQALGLGVNVGEAIELDPFPGQSENIVGSITQIIGNTLQAFGWSEALFEIKVEENKQKNKGYYEDYIKKSNGPSESESLVATGSWIQAIGSVISVIGAIKEVTESN, from the coding sequence ATGGGAGGCGAGTCTAAAGCAATAGTAGGATCTGTAATCGTATCAATTGGAACAATAACAGCTGCAATTGGTTCTACACCATCCAGCTACATAAAAAGTAGTGTTCGTGATGACTTAACTCTAATAGGAAATGTTTTGCAGGCTACAGGAAATGGTATTGATGCTGAAGCAGAAGGGACTGTACTTAGGGCAGTTGGAAAAGAAATAACAGCAAGTGGAAATATTACTGTTACTTCAGGACTTGTATTTGACATTCGAAAAGAAGCAACCTACAAATTATTCATTGCAGGTAACTTGTTACAAGCTTTAGGATTAGGTGTTAATGTTGGAGAAGCAATTGAGCTTGATCCATTTCCCGGTCAATCTGAAAATATTGTAGGAAGCATAACACAAATCATAGGAAACACCTTACAAGCATTTGGATGGTCAGAGGCACTATTTGAAATTAAAGTGGAAGAAAATAAACAAAAAAATAAAGGCTATTATGAGGACTATATTAAAAAAAGTAATGGACCATCCGAATCAGAATCGTTGGTAGCTACGGGGAGCTGGATCCAAGCAATTGGTTCTGTCATTTCTGTAATTGGAGCAATAAAAGAAGTAACCGAATCTAATTAA
- a CDS encoding sigma-70 family RNA polymerase sigma factor: MFSKYNLHSIEKENQDEKSDEFYWKEYYPKLQRYCRFLAQNEWDGDDIAQEAFFKAVKYYNNEKMNSALLNKIAYNHWIDTLRKRKEETAIPDFELSRFAANHSVDHKINSVELLLKHFTPKQAVIFFLKEAFQYKSKEIADILGTTEIAIKSSLHRAKKRLEKTNKEEDSLSVEYFWSEEEPEKLEELFHIALEVQDPTVLIHAIPSLKNIVESPKMFFCNFQSSRTQSPSSTLYMAA, encoded by the coding sequence ATGTTTAGTAAGTATAATCTGCACAGTATAGAAAAGGAAAATCAGGATGAAAAGTCTGATGAATTCTATTGGAAGGAGTACTATCCTAAATTGCAACGCTATTGTCGTTTTCTAGCCCAAAATGAATGGGACGGTGACGATATCGCTCAGGAAGCCTTTTTTAAAGCAGTAAAATATTATAATAATGAAAAAATGAATTCTGCTTTATTAAATAAGATTGCTTACAATCATTGGATTGATACTTTACGAAAAAGAAAAGAAGAAACAGCAATTCCTGATTTTGAACTTTCTCGATTTGCAGCTAATCATTCAGTTGATCATAAAATCAATAGTGTGGAACTCTTACTGAAGCATTTTACTCCAAAACAAGCAGTCATCTTTTTTCTAAAAGAAGCATTTCAATATAAATCTAAGGAAATTGCCGACATCTTGGGTACAACAGAAATCGCCATAAAATCTAGTCTGCATCGTGCTAAAAAACGTCTTGAAAAAACGAACAAAGAAGAGGACTCCCTTTCTGTTGAATATTTTTGGAGTGAGGAAGAACCCGAGAAGCTTGAAGAACTTTTTCATATAGCTTTGGAAGTCCAAGACCCTACAGTCCTAATCCATGCAATTCCTTCCTTAAAAAATATTGTGGAAAGCCCAAAAATGTTTTTCTGTAATTTCCAGTCATCTCGAACTCAATCTCCTTCAAGCACTCTCTATATGGCTGCATAG
- the clpP gene encoding ATP-dependent Clp endopeptidase proteolytic subunit ClpP, with amino-acid sequence MTTVPYVIEQSNRGERSYDIYSRLLKDRIIIIGDEINDHVANSVVAQLLFLAADAPDKEISLYINSPGGSTSAGFAIYDTMQYIKPDVRTICTGMAASFGAMLLLAGTKGKRFALPNSEIMIHQPLGGARGQATEIEISARRILKLREHINQIISDRTGQSVEKVAKDTDRDYFMSAEEAKEYGIIDEILYSNN; translated from the coding sequence ATGACGACAGTTCCTTATGTAATTGAACAATCTAATCGTGGTGAACGTTCATATGATATTTATTCCCGTTTGTTAAAAGATCGGATCATTATTATCGGTGACGAAATTAATGATCATGTAGCAAATAGTGTAGTTGCACAATTGTTATTTTTAGCTGCAGATGCACCTGATAAAGAAATTTCACTTTATATAAATAGCCCTGGTGGGTCGACTTCAGCAGGATTTGCGATATACGATACGATGCAATATATAAAGCCTGATGTTAGAACAATTTGTACTGGAATGGCAGCATCCTTTGGTGCAATGCTTTTGCTGGCGGGAACAAAAGGGAAACGTTTTGCCCTTCCGAACAGTGAAATCATGATCCATCAACCATTAGGTGGGGCAAGAGGCCAGGCAACAGAAATCGAAATATCTGCTCGCCGAATCTTAAAATTACGTGAGCATATTAATCAAATAATTTCTGACCGAACAGGTCAGTCAGTTGAAAAGGTTGCAAAGGATACTGATCGAGATTATTTTATGAGTGCAGAAGAAGCAAAAGAATATGGAATCATTGATGAGATTCTCTATTCTAATAATTAA
- a CDS encoding nucleotidyltransferase domain-containing protein yields MNDLNKLNPIEAAHHFVNKYFPNCQGALLAGSVVRNEATETSDLDIVIFDKSISSSYRESLKELDWDIEVFVHNLTSYKQFFESDYERARPSLPRMVSEGIILKDDGVIEVIKKEANDLLDKGPEKWSEETIKIKRYFITDALNDFIGSSNRAEELFIANTLAGLVSEFVLRTNRKWIGSSKWIVRSMEQYNEDFANRFVEAFDAFYKTGEKKRIIELVDEVLRPFGGQLFEGFSLGKKM; encoded by the coding sequence ATGAATGATTTAAATAAGCTAAATCCAATTGAAGCAGCACACCACTTTGTAAATAAATATTTTCCAAATTGTCAGGGAGCATTATTAGCAGGTAGCGTAGTCCGCAACGAGGCAACAGAAACATCAGATCTTGATATCGTTATTTTTGATAAAAGCATTAGTTCTTCATATAGAGAGTCATTAAAAGAACTTGATTGGGATATAGAGGTTTTTGTACACAACTTAACATCTTATAAACAATTTTTTGAAAGTGATTATGAGAGAGCTAGACCATCACTGCCAAGGATGGTTTCAGAAGGAATCATCTTAAAGGATGATGGAGTAATTGAAGTGATAAAAAAAGAAGCAAATGATTTATTAGATAAAGGTCCAGAAAAATGGTCAGAGGAAACAATCAAAATAAAGCGATATTTTATTACAGATGCACTAAATGATTTTATAGGTTCCTCTAATAGAGCGGAAGAATTATTTATAGCTAATACACTAGCTGGACTAGTAAGCGAATTCGTTTTAAGAACAAATCGTAAATGGATTGGTTCTTCGAAATGGATTGTACGTTCAATGGAACAATATAACGAAGACTTTGCAAACCGTTTTGTAGAAGCTTTTGATGCGTTTTATAAGACTGGTGAAAAGAAACGCATAATCGAATTAGTTGATGAAGTTTTGCGACCATTTGGAGGACAATTGTTTGAAGGTTTTTCTTTAGGAAAAAAAATGTAG
- a CDS encoding S8 family serine peptidase: MKNGKMKAFKVMSTAALTSLLFTSLTAFADNDNITSQSDSTDDIVEQASLFAKDNFDNSQEDSMYKDNQKESMQSFKPDEEVHLIVEVEQPTDSEQATPESKNAMFKEKQDNVIEQISKEKKSKVDFKVKHRYFEGFNGFSVETQYKNLDEIKSIPGVKHVSVARTFQENMAASKELVQAQKVWEQYGYKGEGLLVGVVDSGIDWTHKDMTLSDAAKAKEKWTKDKFQKFADTTAVNETWYSDKVPSGYDWADNDTDVIPGPKGSLHGTHVAGTIGANGDDAKGGVAGIAPGVQLLAEKVFSDNGGGAYEDDIIAGIEHAVTMGADVINMSLGTDAGYVDENYDPIQKAIRNATDKGTLVVVAAGNSAYSSEALLTPATIKPFAENPDIGTVGSPGVSPFAISVASYENSKIHMNAISDGSLAVPFKDHSQYGQAFNVSNNLLPNTNYDLVYVNEGKKATDFPKGKTNYIAVVKLLNSYSSVSSIQFTAKTAGAKAIIMIPPSNWPDYVTLPVSGSATPTASTSKSIGQALLDKMSTMPTGQYLSMKNIGDYWVDNPDKDTMSYFSSMGTTPTLDFKPEISAPGGNIYSTIPGNKYQVLSGTSMATPHVAGGSALVLQSLYEKGLNHSEDTVLKAKIALMNTSKVIMDPRTNSEVPYSPRIQGSGLMQIQNAINTPVIVTNRNAPLEQAGSVALKEIGQNTSFKLNVAAFDAPKGKNNSADIEYNVYVDLLKDKTETKQFDFDHDGQLDSKDYLTLSSEQIKGATVTVNDNIVSEKSGSTLKIKPGQTKMLTVNVSLPDSLKKNSFVEGYVRLVPVAKDQDKAVPLTVPYMGFYGKWDEPRNIDAPAWEKDSFAGRTALWNDSTEGEAPLGYNGVGFDLNHIAFSSNYFDKGIAGGMGVLRNLEKAEISIEDSAGKQLRYLGDFSEYTGTGEPWKFRKNIMFNRDYGYNLYQWDMKDESGNFVPDGTYYYVIKTTLAYANARPQTVKMPMIVDTVLPTVSDIKVTPKDGKYVITFNAQDNATDFHSATVFVNGKINQLQPGQKTLTVSTEPKGMVILANDYAGNISWTRWGDQSYNIQGMGMQTWSVSPSTGVNESKPAKITIFGYNRADWTINVKDANGKLVDSATFENEHTLRTPWAPDKDLPNGTYTITVDVVTKDGFKLTSSPKTVTVIQ, from the coding sequence ATGAAGAACGGAAAAATGAAAGCGTTTAAAGTTATGTCTACAGCTGCATTAACATCATTACTTTTTACATCCTTAACGGCATTTGCTGATAATGATAACATTACATCTCAATCTGACTCAACTGATGATATTGTTGAACAAGCGTCACTTTTTGCCAAGGACAATTTTGATAATTCGCAAGAAGATTCAATGTATAAAGACAACCAAAAAGAATCTATGCAATCATTTAAACCAGATGAGGAAGTTCATTTAATCGTTGAAGTGGAACAGCCAACAGATAGTGAACAAGCAACTCCTGAGAGTAAAAATGCAATGTTTAAAGAAAAGCAAGACAATGTAATTGAGCAAATTTCAAAAGAAAAAAAATCAAAAGTTGATTTTAAAGTTAAACATCGATATTTTGAAGGTTTTAATGGATTTAGTGTTGAAACTCAGTATAAAAATTTAGATGAAATTAAATCGATCCCTGGAGTTAAACATGTTTCTGTTGCTAGAACATTCCAAGAAAATATGGCAGCAAGTAAAGAATTAGTACAAGCTCAAAAAGTATGGGAGCAATATGGCTATAAAGGGGAAGGCTTATTAGTAGGTGTTGTAGATTCTGGTATTGATTGGACTCATAAAGATATGACACTATCAGATGCAGCTAAAGCAAAAGAAAAATGGACTAAGGATAAATTTCAAAAGTTTGCAGATACAACAGCTGTAAATGAAACTTGGTATTCAGATAAAGTACCATCTGGTTATGACTGGGCAGACAACGATACTGATGTCATTCCTGGACCAAAAGGTAGCTTACATGGAACACACGTAGCTGGAACGATCGGAGCAAATGGTGATGATGCTAAGGGTGGAGTCGCTGGTATTGCACCAGGCGTACAGCTGTTAGCAGAAAAAGTATTCTCTGATAATGGTGGCGGTGCTTATGAGGATGATATTATCGCTGGGATTGAGCATGCGGTTACAATGGGCGCAGATGTAATCAACATGAGCTTAGGTACTGATGCAGGCTATGTAGACGAAAACTATGATCCGATTCAAAAAGCAATCAGAAATGCAACAGATAAAGGTACCCTAGTTGTAGTAGCAGCAGGAAATTCTGCATACAGTTCGGAAGCTTTGCTAACACCTGCAACAATAAAACCATTTGCTGAAAATCCTGATATTGGAACGGTTGGCTCACCTGGTGTAAGTCCGTTTGCTATATCAGTTGCTTCTTATGAAAATTCTAAAATTCATATGAACGCAATTTCAGATGGAAGCTTAGCTGTACCATTCAAAGACCATTCTCAATATGGACAAGCTTTCAATGTATCTAATAATCTATTACCTAATACAAACTATGATTTGGTATACGTGAATGAAGGTAAAAAGGCTACTGATTTTCCAAAAGGTAAAACGAATTATATTGCGGTTGTAAAACTTTTAAATTCATATAGTTCTGTTTCGAGTATTCAATTTACTGCAAAAACTGCAGGAGCGAAGGCTATTATTATGATACCACCTTCAAACTGGCCTGATTATGTAACCCTACCAGTTTCTGGATCTGCAACACCGACTGCTTCAACAAGTAAATCAATCGGTCAAGCATTATTAGATAAAATGAGTACTATGCCTACTGGTCAATATTTAAGTATGAAAAATATCGGCGATTATTGGGTAGATAATCCTGATAAAGATACGATGTCATATTTTTCATCAATGGGCACAACTCCAACATTAGATTTTAAACCTGAAATTTCGGCTCCGGGCGGAAACATTTATTCAACAATTCCTGGAAACAAATATCAAGTATTGAGTGGAACATCAATGGCTACACCACATGTTGCAGGTGGCTCAGCATTAGTATTACAGTCACTTTATGAAAAAGGATTAAATCACTCAGAAGATACAGTTTTAAAAGCAAAAATTGCATTAATGAATACATCTAAAGTTATTATGGATCCAAGAACAAACAGTGAAGTTCCATATTCACCACGTATTCAAGGGTCTGGTTTAATGCAAATTCAAAATGCGATTAATACGCCAGTTATTGTGACAAATCGAAACGCACCTTTAGAACAAGCTGGTTCGGTAGCATTAAAGGAAATTGGACAAAATACAAGCTTTAAATTAAATGTAGCAGCTTTTGATGCACCTAAAGGGAAAAATAATAGTGCTGATATTGAATACAATGTATATGTTGATTTATTAAAAGATAAGACAGAAACAAAGCAATTTGATTTTGATCATGATGGACAATTAGATTCAAAAGATTATTTAACTTTATCAAGTGAACAAATTAAGGGTGCAACAGTCACTGTAAATGATAATATCGTATCAGAAAAATCAGGATCTACATTGAAAATTAAACCAGGTCAAACAAAAATGTTAACGGTTAATGTATCATTACCAGATTCATTAAAGAAAAATAGTTTTGTAGAAGGATATGTTCGTCTTGTACCAGTGGCAAAAGACCAAGATAAAGCAGTACCGCTTACTGTTCCTTATATGGGCTTTTATGGAAAATGGGATGAGCCACGTAATATCGATGCTCCAGCGTGGGAAAAAGATTCTTTTGCAGGCCGTACAGCACTTTGGAATGATTCTACAGAGGGGGAAGCGCCATTAGGATACAATGGAGTAGGCTTTGATTTAAACCATATTGCTTTCTCTTCAAACTATTTTGATAAGGGAATTGCTGGTGGAATGGGCGTTTTACGTAATTTAGAAAAAGCTGAGATCTCTATTGAAGATTCTGCTGGAAAACAGCTTAGATATTTAGGTGACTTCAGTGAATATACTGGCACTGGAGAACCTTGGAAGTTTAGAAAGAACATAATGTTTAACAGAGATTATGGCTATAATTTATACCAATGGGATATGAAAGACGAATCAGGAAATTTTGTTCCTGATGGTACGTATTATTACGTAATTAAAACAACTTTAGCATATGCAAACGCTAGACCTCAAACTGTTAAAATGCCAATGATCGTAGATACGGTTTTACCAACAGTTTCCGACATTAAGGTAACTCCAAAAGACGGAAAATATGTCATTACATTTAATGCGCAAGATAATGCAACGGACTTTCACTCAGCTACTGTCTTTGTAAATGGTAAAATTAATCAATTACAGCCTGGACAGAAAACTCTAACAGTAAGTACAGAGCCAAAAGGTATGGTTATTCTAGCGAATGATTACGCAGGAAACATTTCTTGGACTAGATGGGGAGATCAAAGCTATAATATACAAGGAATGGGAATGCAAACATGGTCTGTTTCTCCATCTACAGGTGTTAACGAATCTAAACCTGCAAAAATTACTATTTTTGGTTATAACAGAGCAGACTGGACGATTAATGTTAAAGATGCTAATGGAAAACTTGTAGATTCAGCTACGTTTGAAAATGAACATACATTAAGAACGCCATGGGCACCAGATAAGGATCTTCCAAATGGCACATATACGATTACAGTAGATGTTGTAACAAAAGACGGTTTTAAACTAACATCATCACCTAAGACTGTGACAGTTATTCAATAA
- a CDS encoding GerAB/ArcD/ProY family transporter has protein sequence MNRKLNISGFQFFCMIFMFGVGASPPVEIFARAKQDGWISLLIGLIAACLIFAVYIKLYSLFPELPLTNYIQIILGKYVGKMFALIYILYFLYIAARALRDFEDLLTITLYNASSLISIGLIMMLLIMYAISKGLETFARSCEFIFIMIMFLTVIFIGFEIISKLIKIDNLRPVLENGWKPIFKAFPISLTIPFGEILTFTMIMPHLKKQDLAIKVGIPALLFSGLILTLFAVLNTAILGPSVIERTTYPLLTSVSYINIADFIQRLDTFIVVIAVCNAFVKITIYFYCAVSGAADLFNVKKSDQLVYPIGIITVVSSLWVASSFLEHHLEGIHIVPYLLHIPLQIIIPFSLLLVLLIQGKLKSNKDLNYGK, from the coding sequence ATGAATCGTAAATTAAATATAAGTGGTTTTCAATTCTTTTGCATGATTTTTATGTTTGGGGTCGGTGCTTCCCCACCAGTCGAAATATTTGCTAGAGCTAAACAAGATGGATGGATTAGTTTATTGATCGGACTCATTGCAGCTTGTTTAATCTTTGCTGTTTATATTAAGTTATATTCATTATTTCCTGAACTTCCCTTAACAAATTATATTCAAATCATTTTAGGGAAATATGTAGGAAAAATGTTTGCATTAATATATATCTTATATTTTCTTTACATCGCTGCACGTGCATTACGTGATTTTGAGGATTTATTAACAATCACTTTATATAATGCTTCTTCTCTAATTTCTATAGGATTAATTATGATGTTATTAATTATGTATGCAATATCTAAAGGACTAGAAACGTTCGCTCGTTCATGTGAATTTATATTTATCATGATCATGTTTCTAACTGTAATATTTATAGGGTTTGAAATCATTTCTAAATTAATAAAAATTGATAATTTAAGACCGGTTTTAGAAAACGGGTGGAAACCAATATTTAAAGCTTTTCCTATTTCTTTAACAATACCATTTGGTGAGATTTTGACATTTACAATGATTATGCCACATTTAAAAAAACAAGATTTAGCAATAAAAGTAGGAATACCAGCCTTATTATTTTCGGGACTTATATTAACTTTATTTGCAGTTTTAAATACTGCAATATTAGGCCCGTCCGTTATTGAAAGAACAACCTACCCACTTCTAACATCAGTTAGCTATATTAATATTGCCGATTTCATCCAAAGATTAGATACTTTCATAGTTGTAATTGCAGTATGCAATGCCTTTGTAAAAATTACAATATACTTTTATTGTGCGGTATCTGGGGCTGCAGATTTATTTAATGTAAAGAAAAGTGACCAGCTAGTCTATCCTATTGGCATTATTACAGTTGTTAGTTCCTTATGGGTAGCTTCGAGTTTTCTAGAGCACCATTTAGAAGGGATCCATATAGTACCGTATTTACTTCACATTCCACTTCAAATAATTATTCCGTTTAGTTTATTACTAGTTCTTTTAATTCAAGGGAAACTAAAAAGTAATAAAGACTTGAATTATGGTAAATAA